tcatCTAGCTTAAGGAACTAGCACCACATCCCACAActatattaataaaaacaagTTAACATTTCCAAGATCCCAAAAGTCTGATATCAAGCATCCtaatttaatacataaataaagCCACAAATTTGTGTATGTGTTGTGCATGCATAGTAACAGAAGCATACTTATACATAAAGACATGCagaatcaaataaatatatgtagATAAATaatcatacatatatacactctctctctctctctctctctctcacacacacacacacatatactaCGTATTTGTATATAAAGCTGCTACAATCATGTAGTGAATGGTAATATAACATGCTTATTAAATTCATTCTCTAAATGCATTGCTAATTCTAGAGTTACCatgaagatttatttatttctattcatTCAGATATGCTTTTATGGTAATATTTGAAGAAATAACTATTTATTATAGTACAGTCATATTAAtcaattcttcctttttttactTGCTAGTTTTGGCAAAGGGAGGCAGCAATGTTAAGGCAACAATTGCAAAACTTGCAAGAAAACCATCGGTACAATCCTTTTCCCGAACACGtgaatttattataatacaTATTAATGCAGAAACAAGGCAAGAAATTCTTAATCAAAAAGTCCTTTATACATAGTTTTGCGTTATTGAGATTTAATGTATCTGACACTTGTAAACATGATGCCATCATCCTAGCATTTGACCCTATTTAGAAATATACAAGTCcaccattttcattttcaattgaaaaaacaagtgaagaacaTTTGCattgaaatctttttttgaGATCTATCATGACACCTTTTTGATCTCCATCTTATACTTCGTAAACTTTTTATGCTGAAGGGCACAAGTTATATCATAAAGAGAAGAATAGTCACCTGAGTATACATCAGGGACAAAGAAACAAATCAAGAgcataaagtacaaaagtccaTAAACCCATgaactgaaaaataaataaataatcatgaaaagaagagaaagaatgacaatcTAACACTGCAACCCAGTCCAGTAGAGTCTTGAAAAAGGAAAGTTTGAGATCTGAAACTGATTTCTCCAAGTCCTCAAAATGCTGGTTATTCCTCTCCtgccaaatgcaccacatcaaacagtGAGGGATAGCCATCCAAATAGCACTATTCCAATGTCGCCCAAACTTTCCCTATTAGCAAGCCAACAACTCCACCACCATCTtcggcataacccaatgaatgcCAAACAAAGTAAACACCATAGACCACAAATCAAAAGTAAAGGGGCAATGGATAAGGAGGTGGTCTACTGATTCCCCATTCCTTTTACACATACAACatcaattcaaaatcaaaatcttccgTTTCCGAAAATTATCAATAGTCAGAATATTCCCCAAAGCTGCTGTCCAAACAAAAAAGCAACTTTGGAAGGGACCTTAGGCTTCCAAAGAGACTTCCAGGGGAAAGACTAATCAATACATTTTTTCTGAACTTGATAATAAGAACGAACTGCAAAACCTCTTCCCATAGCATGTTTCCAACAAATCTTATCGTCCCCAACTCCTCTCAAAGGGATCCCATAGATTCTAGCCATGAAATTGTAGTAAGATTCCAATTCCCAATCTTGGGGGGCTCTTACAAAAATTAAGTCCCAAAAAAGAACACCATTTGGGAACTTCATCACATCAGCCACATAGGCCTCCTTATTTCGACTAATAGTATATAGTTCTGGATAGCTCAAACTCAAAGGGGTGTCCGCACACCAGATGTCCTACCAGCATCTAACAATAAAACCAATCCCAACCTTAAACTAGATGTGACGAACAAAAGAAGGCCAACCACAACTAATAGACTTCCACAAACTCACTCCATGGGGATGATTCGGGGTCCCCACACCAAATATTTTCTAGGAATTAGAAAATATCTCACAATCTTGTACATCTACTTCAGCCACCAGAGTAGTCTCTACTCATGAGGAAGAGTATCATTGCCTTGTGTCTCTACTCATGAGGAAGAATGCCATCGCCTTTACCCGTAAAGGGTGTCAATGGATTTGTGGTTGGTAAAGTAAGTGGTGTCAATTGAGGAAGGCAAGCAGAAGGGTTATCCATATTAGAGGAAGAAGTGATGGATCTGCTGTTGATGGgtgtatataataaattatttaccTAATAGATCAATTGACCGCTTGAAAGTGTAGCTTGTTGCAAAGGGGTGTATTGACGTAAGACAACCCATACGAttgacaataaaattaaaagataggAAATAATGATAGGAACTTAGGAGTTAGCACCAAGCAAGATAAACCAATAGAAGTCAGCACCTAGGGTTGGCTAGAGTTCGCACCAGACcaaaaaatctaaaagcaactttcattcatcaaaatcaTCCCCATTTGATAGGAGTACATAGCATGCTTATATAGGAATACTACACCCTAATTCTAATTGGCATAGGAAACCCAACTTattaaatgacaaaaataccctctacttcaaataaataaataaataacttttttttgataagtataaataaaataCCAATTAACCTAATTAAATACTAGGGcctgataaaaaaataaaattgatgtcCAAAAACAAATAGAACTAAATTAGAATAAATTCTCTCTTTCAGTCTTTTGCTTCATACATCAAGTAAATAACCAAACCTGTGATGttaattattccaaaaaaaaaatcctttgttGCAAAGATTTCCTTGGAAAAGATTTAAATATAGCTAGCTGCTAATCTTGGTTGGCCGTTGTTTTAGCTAAATGTCAAAAAAGTTATTGAACTCCGAAATGCTCCTCCACATGATTCCCTCTTTGCCTCAATGAATAGAATCTTTCATACAATTCATTGCATAATCAGCTTGCAAAAATTGCTTCCGTCACTTTTGTGTGCAGGAAGTGCAGATTTTTGGCTTGCCTTGTCAAGTATGCTGCTCTTCAACCATTGAAGCACAGTAATAACACCTTTCAATTTTCATTCATGGGCTTCCACTCAAAGTACATCTCTAAACTAGCTTCCTAGTCTAAATAGTCCTCCACATGCATCTTTCCAAAAAAATCAGCAACTACTATCTTGATTCCCTCACCATTCAATTCAAGAGTATGCACAAACCGATCCTCTGATTTGCCTCGTGTCGCATGTTCTATGGGTCTAACATCATGGAAGATggttttttcttccattttatcATTCTCATCCTCCAGACCACCTTTCAATATGTGCCAGGGTTTGTAGTCGCCCTCTAAAATCACCATTCAAGCTCCCATTGATTCATGTCAATAAAGAACTAGGATAGCTCACGACAAATCTTCAATCATATGACTCATCTCAACCATCTCTATCTGCTGACCGTGATTTGCTCTACCCCCACAACCAACGATAGCATAAAGTTGGAACAAACTCAGATCTAAATTTTGTGGCTTAGAtctaaaatctttttctttcatacCACTTGATGCAGTGGAGAGTACTTAGTTATAGTGTAGAATAAGGGTTTAAGAAGAAATTACAACAGCAAAGAAGattaaagcaaagaaaaagataataggATTAAAGCTGgaacaatcaaatatcaatttctAGGATCTAAAAGCTCAAGAAATATTCAAATATGAAATTTCATAAATAGACAAGAAAATGCTGCTTATAATGACTCAAAAGAGGCTAGTTACAATAGCCTTTAGTAATCTTAGAATCCTAGCCCTCCAACTTACATATATCAATAACACCTAACCATTCAGCTTCATTAAAAGTCACATTGATGTAGGATTTTTAGGAATTCAGCACTAAATTAGATTCCTTGAGATGTTAAAGGGTTCTTGAAATAGGATTGATGTTTAAGGGTTTAGGTCAAGAAAAGATTGAATCTTGAATATGTTGATAGCTGTGGTTGGTGTTATAACAAAGAATAGaccaagaaataaagaaaggcAAATCCTAGACAACCACACCTCAACTTTCCTAAGCAATTAGACATTGGTAGGAGAAGGCAATCACACcttcaaaacttaaaataagtctctggaattttattaaaatcaatcTCTCTATGAATATTAACTAGAATAAAGCCTTCATATAGGATATTGTTAAATCCTTTCCTAAAAAGACTAGGACTCTAAATAATCTATTCCTAGAATTACTAGGATTactaataacaaacaaaaaatacttTAGAACTTCTAAACCAAATAGGAAAATGACTCAAAACTTAAAATGAGACCTGGGCCTTTGGTACAGCCAAGAACAGCCCATTACAGAATCTGAAATACCAAACTGCCCTTATTTAACTAAAACTGAtccaatagaaaataaataataaaataagattcaATTTAACTTATACTATCTAAGAAAAGTCCCAGGAGAAAACATCCCAAATTAACGCTTGAGCACTAAAACCAGCTTTCCCTCGCCTCTTATAAGTCTTCAACCCTGACAACCAGTTATGTTGTTTATCACACATGCAGCCAGATATGTCCTCACTCCTCACACATGCTAGTCACATGACCttttaaaatactaaagaaaaaaaaaatatatgacaaagagaaaaaagagactAGTAATATAAAAACTATGGGCTAGACAAAATAAACTATTTGTTCTTTTCTGCTTTGGGATTAGATGCTCCAGCATCAATGTGTTAGATATATTGGAAGAGATCAACTTGTTACGTTCAAAACTTGTAAGAACTTCTATGGGTCTTTATGTCAAATTGTATATGAATTAGAGGGAGTTGCTACCTAATTGAAAGACATATCCCTGGttggtaaataaaataaacttccTCATCATTACCCAACCTAATAAACCATTTGATGATAGTGTGGTGAGTCAATACATGGCCGCAGATACCTTAAGGCTCACCCAACATGTGGACTCTTATATGGTCCATTGTTGTTTGCTTGTGAAGCCTTTTACAGACTCAAACTAGGTAGAATCACCCACAAATAGGAGATCTACTACATGATATTGCTTTTTCCTGGATTGAAACATACATCTATTCCTTATAGTACATTGGCAAAGGACACTTTTATTCTCATGTCCCCTTCTCTAGTTTTTTGTAGATAGCCATTTACtagaactaaaaaaatgttaCTATGTCAGTCGCATAACGCCAGGTATCAATTTCTAACTTAGcttgataaaatttcttttcaagCTGAGTAGTGGAATAAGCaataaaagaagcaaaattaaaaacaatacaAAGTTAGAAAGATAAATAGATAGTAAACATTAGTTCTATCTTCCGAAGAAGTCAATATCAGATTGGTCAAGCTGGGATTTACATTCTGAATTATCTTCTTGTCATTAAATTGGACTTAAACATATGTACATGCTACTTTATAAAGAGAAGTGAATTCAAGGTTTGTTTGCTGAAAAGGGAGAAAGTCAGATACTAGCATAAAAGCCATGTTATTTATTCAAAGTTTTTGGGAATTTCTGACCAAATGTTTGTCATATTCATAAGCTTTTACAaacaaggagaagaagataaattatgatttttaaagtAACATGATTTTATTTCTACCTAGCATTGTTTGTAGAAAGAGTTCAATTTTCAGATCAAGATGTTTCAAGGCGTTCTAGCACACAAGTCTGCTGAAAAAGACCATATTATGTTGTCTTGCCTTGAGGCTAGCTCAGTACAGAAGCCCCAAAGACTTTTCCCAAACCATGGTTAAACAATACACACCTTATCAAAAGCCCCAGCAGTTGAAAACACCAGGGACTTTAATAATTAGTTAGATTCTATAAGATTAATGGATCAGGCATCTGGACTGCATTACTCCCCAGTGGATACAATATGCTGGGCCTAGTTGACATGTTCCATGATCTCAAGCTACAACCAAGCTGAATATCATGAGACAAAAATTGAGATCCAGTAACTCTGCAATACAGAAAGTACTATAGACAATTTTGGAAATAGATTTTACATGGCATCATCATACATAGTCTTTTTTGGTACATAATCATTACACAAAGTCAAGAAAGAATGCAACAAATTTTCATACATATTAGCAAGAGAACTTGCATTGCAGGGAATGAAGAATGGACCAATTAGATGCTCACAAAAGCTTTTCTGCAAGTGCAAGTAAAAGCCATCAATAACAAGACAAGAGTGTGATCTAAGGGTAAATCATAGGATCATCAGAGCTCAAAGCATAGTATTTATCAACAGTACTAGTAATGTTATAATTGGAAGATATGGTCTCTTGATATCATTAAGTGCACCTCACAAATGAATTTGATATGTTCAAGATGCAAATTTGAAGGCTTAAACGTCTATTAAAATAACAGGCAAATGATGGGTGAAGAACTCTCTGGGATGAGTGTCAAAGATTTgcaaaatttggagaatcaattgGAAATGAGTCTTCGGGGTGTTCGTATGAAAAAGGTTTGAAGGCCTCTTCCCATATGCAAAGCTCATTCTCTATAATTCCACTACTTGAATATAAAGCCCATGCATGTTACTCAccataattttttacttttgtaggACCAAATCTTAATGGATGAAATAGAAGAATTAAATCGAAAGGTCAACACTGAAAACAATGGCtgcttattttcattttcatttttgttactattcacaCGGCTAAATTTCATCCTCCTTGTTGCAGGGAAACCAAATTCACCAAGAAAATATGGAACTGTATAAGAAGGTAAACTTAATCCGTCAAGAAAACATGGAATTATATAAGAAGGTATCAATTATAAAAGTAATATGAACTTCAAATATATcttataatatgaaattaattCAATGCTTGAACTTATGccaaatttgagatttttataGTAACCCTCAACAGAAAAGTTTCGGATCCCAGGTCTATGGAACAAGGGATGCAAATGGAGCAAACAGAACTTCCCTTCTCTTAGATGGTCTTGGCATTGGAGAGGACTCACATGAACCTGTCCATCTCCAACTTAGCCAGCCACAGCAACAAAACTATGAGACACCAACAAGAGCTACAAAACTGGGGTATATTATcctataaattaaatatttcaatCATGAAATACCAATGTGCTTTTCCAAAAACATGATCCCAAACTTGTTTCCTCAATAACTGCAGCAGACTACAACTGCAATAACGAAGAAGATGCATCTCGAGTTGGATGCTACTTGGTCTCTACCAATAAAATGGCCTGTGGCTATAGATTTACGTTTCTATCTGTGAGGTAAGGTATTAGAGCCACCAACAATTCAGTAAGAAGATACTTTGAAATGATCAATGACACCAAATTTAGCATGTGTGTGATGAGCAATTAAACCAGCTACTTATGTAACGATAAGATTAACTGTAATAAAGAGTAGTTGAAATGCAATGCTTGTGTGACACATTTTTTTAGCAATCTTCAAGtcattttccttcaaaaaacACACCAGCTAAAAGGTTTATACCAGTTATCTAGTTTATAAAGAGGCTATGAATAAATCGCCATCTGGATGAACAAAAAGAACCAACACTAGCAGGTACTAAAGTAAGAATGTAACTTAGAGACAAGTAAGCGTAACTATATTAGtttctcaaacaaaatactcttgAAACAAAACTGCATATTTCAACTCAATTAAGAAGTTCAAAAATGAGGTAATGTAGCACCTACCTTCTTGTTCCcttggaaaattttaaacaaacaattataaaaagtGATTGCATGATCTCTACTGCAATAAAGAAGGTTATAGCACACCAAGATCATTAAATTATAGAGATATGGTCTCCTTTTCATTAACAGACAGAGAATACTGCAATTCAAAATAATAGTGATAAAACAATATGCACATAGAGGCTGGGATAATCAGAACAAACTTTGGCTCCATGGAAGAAAACTTGAATTACATTGGGTTAAAAGGTACAGATACTTGAGAATATGCAACACTGCTCTGTCTAATGATACAAATGCAGCTCTAGAACCTGACTAAACTACTTAGCCCCCTAAAAAATCATTAAGCTATCAGGAAGTAAAAACCCCTAGAGTCGTTAACATTAAAGTTGGTAATATTCAATAATAATTACCGGCATAATAAACAAGCACGGACCAGTTTTTAACATCATATTCCATTTACCTGGCAGAAGTTCAATGTTAGTgcaatccaaaaatcacaagaGAATCCAGAGCTTTAATTCCAACAGTGATCAGTGCTGGTTTATTTAAAACAACAGAGCATTATTGGTCATCATTGGCCACTCGTTCAAAATGTCAGGGTCCAAACTATAGCTTGGTGGACCAAATTTAAACTGCACATAAAAGATTTAAGTTACAAAACAAGATACGTCACTAGGATACAAGCAACCACTCGTCAAGGATAAAGACAATGGCATGCAATCCAGTATCATAATTCTCTAGCAAAACAGAAAAGAGGTTTCCCCATCAACCAAGGCAAGGTCACCTAAGAAACACTTTTGGAACTTCAGATGAATCGGGGAACAGAAAAAACCCAGCATTAAGGAAAATCTAGGAGCTGAGTTTAATTACTAAGGCCTACACAGGTATGGCTTCCCAATAAGGGTCCCAACAGCTGTCAACCAAGAATACATGCATAAAAAAgatctttttaaaaaacaagGATATCAAAATGCCTCCGAACCATTTGCAATATTAAATTTCTTAAAGAAGAAGTTAATTTACTTATAAACCAAAACATAAAGGTCAAAGTCATTAGCTTAAGTAGTGAAAAATCGTCCGCAACAGTTTCATTATGGAAAACCTCAAAAGCAAAGACTTACATGTATTGTTCAAACACCTACAAACATTCGTACTGTTTCTGGCAGCAGTTCTTGAGATGCTTGACAAAAAAATGATGCAAGCTTGAgctttaaaataaaaccatatcTAACCACATAAAGAGATAAAAGGCCAGTGACTGGCAAATTTGGCAAGAATTTTGAACATTTCTCCAGAAGAATTATTTAAAGCAGAAGGGAAAagttatttctaaaaaatttataaaaataaaaagagagaagaaaattataTGCACTCAACTTCCCTTGAAAAGAGAGTCTATAAAAGTAGAACTTGGCAAGAACTTTAAAAAAGattacaagaaataaaatttaaaaagaatattgATAGGAGAATGACACCGCATTTTATATTTAAGGGATATGCTGTCATTGCAGTTCATTTAAGACAATTTAAAAAACTCTTAAGAAAATCTTTTCTACACATGCACTGGGtgggttttgaacccacaaccacctCCTCCACCTAGCTCTTAGGAGGGGAGAAGGTGCCATATGAGCTGGAGCTCATTGGTCTCTCAAGAAATTTTGGAATTGTTCTGCACATATTTGAATTATAGATTCAGCTTGAACAAACTGTGTTGTTTGCCTTGAATAGGCATAAAATTCATATCTTTTAAAATACCGCTAGGAcgaatgaaaaaaatatcatgAAGAGTATACTATCAGAGCTGCAAAAAACCTCAACTCAGCAACATATTCCACGATTATCTATGAGAAGAAAGGAAGATTTTCAAAGGAACCTTCATCAGATAGCAGGATTCCCACAAATATGCACCAAGGTACTAGCCTAAGAAGACACTAGACATACACATATGAACTAGGAAGATTTCTCCAGGGCTGCATAATTAGAGTAAAATGGATGCTaagtgtattttatttttctttcctttttttttttccgtttttGATAAGAGGATAATGTAAGTGTTAGTGATGGTATTGTCATAGCAGAACTAGGAGCTGATAAGACTGACTCATTAGGCTAGAAGGGTTTGAAGATCATAATTTGCTTTGAGAGGGTGTATATCAAAAGCCCCATAGCATCCCTTTTTATTTACCACTTTTAAGGCTACAATGGTacacatactttttttttttgataggtggTACAAATACATTTCATAGAATCTAAGCATTCAGGAGATTGAAAGCTATCTAATTCAACTAGGCATCATGGAGTCACACATACAAAGAAGAGGTGAATTGAGATGTTAACAGTCAATGATCCTTTCAATTGTAGATCATGTCCTACTTCAAGTGAAGACTTTCTTATCTGATTCCAAATCTCCAAAGGTTTTCTTGTTCATGTGTCTTCTTGCTACAGAAACATTGATGTCAAACTAACTCAAAAGAGAAGATGGATGCTTCATTCATTTTATGAACTTGAAACTGAAGCAAACTAGTTAGCCAAGGCCAAGACTTGGACCAATCAAGACATACTAAACTTGACCTATGCCTAACCAGCTACAGGCAATAAGATACCCTTAACCAGcattatgaaaaaaatgttcatgtcTAAAACAAGTAACCTTTATCCAAACATTAAACAAATGAAGACTTACCTAAATAACTTTCAAGTTATTCCAACCTTGAAATcataacaatttaaaataactTTAACTCACTTCACAGCCCCTTAAATTCTGCCCAAGCCAAATtaaatggagagaaaacaagGACCACAAGTTCAAGTACTAGACAATTTGGATGCAAAGGAGACAACTTCAAAATTCTtatcaaaaaaggaaacaacTTCAAAATCATAACCAAGTATGCGATCATGTATAGGCCATTGGTCTCTACCAGAAAATAGCCCAAGAGGTTGGCTACAACCTTCTTTGTGATTAATTTTGAATTACCTAACCAACGGAAATTTATGCACAAGAAGATACAAGTAGATCTTGAATTCATTACattattttataagtaataatgaaatttattgaagAACTGAAAACTTCATATTCACGACGAACACAAAgcatctaaaaaaattacagaaaatCTAAGGGAGTTTTGAAACTCAAGAATGGAAGTACAATGAGTAAAACCCAaagccctagaccaatcaacTAGGACTGATTGATCTAAAGAGCTCTCAGCCCCCTCAAAACCCCGAGTATTCCACTCCTTCCATAATAACAATATCAAACAGGCCGGCACAAGATTCCATACATCCGAGGCATATTTACCAAACCAGTTTCTCAAACCAAATAAAAAGTTGCTCAATCAATGGCATCACCCACTAAATCTCAAACATTTTTAGAAAATGCACTCCACAAAGCATATGCAACATCACAATAGAGCAATAGATGATTCCCCCCAGTCCACCGCACAGATAACACCAATCAACTAAATAGAACCCCCTCTTGATAAGATTATCTATAGTAAGAATCTTAACCCAAGAAGTTGTACACAAAAGAACAATACACTCTGTGGGGCCTCAATACACTAAATCCTCATCCAAGAAAAGGAATGAGCATTGATACCGTTAATTGTCTCATAGTAAGACCAAACATCAAAATTACCACTCCCATTCAAACGCCATCTCATCTTgtcaaaccccccccccccccagtcACCTAAGAATAAATATGGTCAAAAAAGGAATGCACAATACTCCAACTCCTAAATATGAAAGTCTCTGTGGAAATGTAAATTCCAACTCCCAGCCACCCCATCCACATGATAATCCAACACGGCTGAGACTAAAGCCTCCCTATCCGCTGAATGCTCAAACAGATCAGGGAATAGGTCCTTCAAAGGAAGGTTTCCACACTATTAATAGTACCAAAACCATATCAATTGCATTAccataatgagagagagaaacagagagagaaattaaGTGAGAAAAGCATGACAATGGTTTCGATAGGAGAATCTTTTTTCCAAATATAGGTAATGTCATGGAGGTAGAACAAGATACATCAACTTGATGTGCTCCAAGCATCTATCAATAATCTATGATCCAAGTCAAGACAACAAGATATTTTGTAGAGATTTAATAAGCTTTTTACAATGCAAGGACAAAGAAAAGATCGTAGAATCTTCCTACAAGAAGCtactttttttataagtaaatgaatcattttattcaaacaaaaaaaacaacacagCCACTGTACATAGAGAGGTTGTTAAAATTTCAACGAAGAGTAAATAAGTCCAAAAATTCCAGTAAATTAGAAAAGGAATGGCCACCTAAGGCAGCCATCCAGTCATAAAGGGTACCTACAGGAAgctaatatttcattttattcatcaaatattttacaattccCAAGAATCATGAGTTTCATTTCACATGGCTCACTAGAATCTGGATGCCTGCAAGCAGTGCCATGAAACAATTTGAGAATCTGTATTTCCATGtcttaggttttttattttcaaaaaagaaattaaatgtCAAAATTTAGACAAACACAAACATGTGAAGGCTATCATCTATATACTAAACTTGATTAAgcaattcattttatttaaccTTTTAAAATCTTCAACAACCAAAAAGAAGGACATCCTTAAATTCCTAAATagtactttcttttttgtaagttgTGGCCCCAAGGGAGGGGTATAGGGAGAGTCAAACTGGTGATCTCCATTTATTAGCACAGTAGAGTACTATTCTACTATTACCAAAATTAATGCTAACTATAGCAGTAAACAATTAACCAAAGAACTCaggttctttttatttttcattttaaatttgtaGTAAAGTAAATAGTTCATATTTGCAGATAAGTTAAGAAAAAGTTCTATTTgataagttaattaaaaattttaaaataatgcattctttaagaatgATATTGAAAAATGCCACCACCACCTAAATTATCATAGGAACCACGTCTTCATAACCATCCTTTACGACATCATTAATATCACAAAATTTGGGGTTACCATGTCGCCATTATTATAACCACCTTCACCAACATAACCACTTACACTTGTACTACACAATGAAACCATTGCTCCTCTGCCAACACCAAAAATTATCAACAATATCTTTAAAATCTCCATTACTACTATCACATACTATCTACCATAACTATTACAGACCATGCCACACGCCATCACCACTACCATTTCCAGTACTCCCACTGAAATTATTGCAACCAACAACACCAAAAGATGTTCACTGACATTCCCCTTCATGACAGGTTTTCATCATTGCCACTATTAATGCTAAAATTACCACCAGGTTGTTGGCTCCACAATATATTGTCACCATCAACTTCTTTTATTGGTAAGGCAACTCTTCCCCTACTTCAAATCCAACCTAATTAACtcaagcaaattttttttttttttttcactcttatATCCCCAATCAACTCTTTATTTCGCTTTTTAAATCACCTTCCAAAGCTTGGAGCTTCCTAGCAAGTACATAGCTAGCCAAGCCTACCACTCCTTGAAATCTCTACAAAATTTGGTTCCCTTAGACACCTGTTCTCAAATTTAAATGAACTTCTTCCCCTTCACAAACTGCCACAGCCTAGAAAAACATAATGATGATATGAAACAAGCCCAGGTAGCAACCAATGAACTGCGAAAAAATTCTTTTCCACAACATTGAAgcttgaaaatgaaaaatacaagaaatggaAGTAAACTCCTAACCTTACCCTAGGTGAAAAAACCCTTTTCAAGAAGAATATCCAATAATTCTGACACATTAATGAAATCTGAGAAATTAAGCATTGTCCAAGAGAATCTCTCACAACCCCAGCTTACTAATGGGAATGCTACTACATTAAAGCCAACCGAACACCACACTATTGTCCATCTCTTCTTACCCTCTTGCATTTCTTCCCATAAatcttttaaaagtaaaataaattttattcaagAGCAGAAATAAGagtaaacacaaaaaatatttattggcCTGCTCCAAAAGAATtgcaacccaaaatcaaaaggTTTAAAAAGTCATTAGGCTTATTTTTAACACAAGATGATTTGGCTACCTGATTTGAGcccaataaaataacatgttaatg
The sequence above is drawn from the Quercus lobata isolate SW786 chromosome 12, ValleyOak3.0 Primary Assembly, whole genome shotgun sequence genome and encodes:
- the LOC115972031 gene encoding agamous-like MADS-box protein AGL16 translates to MCNNHFVKICYKPAMSDKIGICFTSMKSVIERYNKTKEELQPGNPTSEVKFWQREAAMLRQQLQNLQENHRQMMGEELSGMSVKDLQNLENQLEMSLRGVRMKKDQILMDEIEELNRKGNQIHQENMELYKKVNLIRQENMELYKKVYGTRDANGANRTSLLLDGLGIGEDSHEPVHLQLSQPQQQNYETPTRATKLGYIIL